The following coding sequences are from one SAR116 cluster alpha proteobacterium HIMB100 window:
- a CDS encoding ring-hydroxylating dioxygenase, large terminal subunit (PFAM: Rieske [2Fe-2S] domain) — MTTPIHSLDARYYTDPQMFAREQAGLFARTWQFACHLSALPAAGCYTSFEIAGEELFALRGRDSQVRVFYNVCQHRAHQLVSGTGRAPTITCPYHAWSYDFEGSLRAAPNLDVVAGVEASEICLTEVRCEAFLGFLFVNLDPGAQPMDSWFPNVRAELEDWVPNWAELKPLEWVEIPEKCNWKVSVENYSECYHCALNHLTFSNGVVKPETYDIQPQGKCLRHTTECQNLESMSYDIHSGFAHFDEYSSWYLWPLFSFQVYPGNVLNTYHWRAHGPDQVTVWRGWYSVNGAEDARIRKLAVQDRQTTVEEDIHLVESVQRGLQSRGYRPGPLVIDPNCGVNSEHPVMHLQSWMRQAADDLNT; from the coding sequence ATGACGACCCCGATTCATTCTCTTGATGCCCGCTATTACACCGATCCGCAGATGTTTGCCCGAGAGCAAGCGGGTCTGTTTGCCCGCACTTGGCAATTTGCCTGTCATTTATCAGCTCTGCCGGCAGCCGGCTGTTACACCAGTTTTGAGATTGCTGGCGAGGAGCTGTTTGCGTTGCGGGGGCGTGATTCTCAGGTGCGGGTCTTTTATAATGTCTGCCAGCATCGGGCGCATCAGCTGGTGTCGGGAACAGGGCGTGCGCCAACCATCACCTGCCCCTATCATGCCTGGAGCTATGATTTTGAGGGTAGCTTGCGGGCCGCCCCGAATTTGGACGTTGTTGCCGGCGTTGAGGCGTCAGAAATTTGCTTAACAGAGGTGCGCTGCGAGGCGTTTCTGGGATTTTTATTTGTCAATCTGGATCCGGGCGCCCAGCCCATGGACAGCTGGTTTCCAAATGTACGGGCAGAACTGGAAGACTGGGTGCCGAACTGGGCTGAGCTGAAGCCGCTGGAATGGGTTGAAATCCCTGAAAAATGCAATTGGAAAGTGTCCGTCGAAAATTATTCAGAATGTTATCATTGCGCGCTGAACCACCTGACATTTTCAAATGGAGTTGTCAAACCAGAAACCTATGACATCCAACCGCAGGGCAAATGCCTGCGCCATACAACCGAATGCCAGAACCTGGAGAGTATGAGCTATGATATCCATTCTGGTTTTGCCCATTTTGATGAATATTCAAGCTGGTATTTATGGCCGTTATTCAGCTTTCAGGTCTATCCGGGCAATGTACTGAATACCTATCACTGGCGCGCTCATGGCCCTGATCAGGTGACGGTGTGGCGCGGCTGGTATTCAGTAAATGGCGCTGAAGACGCAAGAATTCGTAAATTGGCAGTTCAGGACAGACAGACCACTGTGGAAGAAGATATTCATCTAGTTGAATCGGTCCAGCGCGGGCTGCAGTCGCGCGGGTACCGTCCAGGACCTCTGGTGATCGACCCAAATTGTGGCGTGAATTCAGAACATCCTGTAATGCATTTGCAAAGCTGGATGCGCCAGGCCGCAGATGATCTGAATACATAA
- a CDS encoding NAD-dependent aldehyde dehydrogenase (PFAM: Aldehyde dehydrogenase family) has product MAAFQNYINGVYVDGGAGRIDVTNPATGETVGDQALADARDVDQAVAAAKAVHEAGAFSGLRPVERGRMVQKMGHYLLQHKNKLATLLTLEQGKPLWESHIEIEGAARYFEYYGNQAETIEGRSIPLGQGYFDFTVYEPFGVSAQIIPWNYPIEMTARSLSAALATGNACVIKSPELTPLTHYIFAEAAEAAGLPEGAVNILCGLGHDAGAALAAHRDVRQIVFTGSVETGVAIASAAAKNVVPCVLELGGKSAAIIHDDADLQAFESDLRWGIFFNAGQVCSAMSRVIVHSSRKVELLERAASVAQSLQLDEGMNLPEFGNNMGAMVSEAQRDRAETIVAAAVAEGAELVCGGHRPNRQGAFLEPTVLACQPDHAIAQQEVFGPVLSVLSFDDDEQAVAIANSTDYGLVAGVFTKDLNRATKAAAGLRAGQVFINEWYAGGVETPFGGYGKSGYGREKGREALWNYVQTKNIAIKR; this is encoded by the coding sequence ATGGCTGCGTTTCAGAATTATATTAATGGTGTTTATGTTGATGGCGGCGCGGGCCGGATTGACGTGACCAACCCTGCCACAGGTGAGACAGTTGGCGATCAGGCTCTGGCAGATGCGCGTGATGTTGACCAGGCTGTTGCCGCAGCAAAGGCAGTGCATGAGGCAGGCGCATTTTCAGGTTTGCGGCCAGTTGAGCGCGGCCGCATGGTCCAGAAAATGGGTCACTATCTTCTGCAGCATAAAAATAAGCTGGCCACTCTTTTGACATTGGAACAAGGCAAGCCTTTATGGGAGTCGCATATCGAAATTGAGGGGGCAGCCCGCTATTTTGAATATTACGGCAATCAGGCAGAAACAATCGAAGGGCGATCTATCCCCCTCGGCCAGGGCTATTTTGATTTCACAGTTTACGAACCCTTTGGAGTATCGGCTCAGATCATCCCCTGGAATTATCCGATAGAGATGACTGCCCGATCTTTGTCTGCAGCGCTGGCAACAGGTAATGCTTGTGTAATAAAGTCACCTGAGCTGACACCGCTGACCCATTATATTTTTGCAGAGGCTGCTGAAGCAGCCGGACTGCCGGAAGGGGCGGTGAATATTTTATGCGGTCTTGGCCATGATGCAGGCGCTGCCCTGGCAGCACATCGCGATGTCAGGCAAATCGTGTTTACAGGTTCTGTTGAAACCGGGGTAGCGATTGCCTCTGCCGCAGCCAAGAATGTTGTGCCTTGTGTGCTGGAATTAGGCGGTAAATCAGCAGCAATTATTCATGATGATGCGGATCTGCAGGCCTTTGAATCAGACCTGCGCTGGGGCATATTTTTCAATGCAGGACAGGTGTGTTCTGCCATGTCACGGGTGATTGTACATAGCTCACGCAAAGTAGAATTGCTGGAGCGAGCCGCTTCTGTTGCCCAGTCATTGCAGCTTGATGAAGGCATGAATCTGCCTGAATTTGGCAATAATATGGGTGCAATGGTGTCTGAAGCGCAACGTGACAGAGCAGAAACCATAGTTGCTGCAGCGGTTGCAGAAGGCGCAGAGCTGGTCTGTGGCGGCCACCGCCCGAACCGGCAAGGCGCATTCCTAGAGCCCACTGTGCTGGCCTGTCAGCCAGATCATGCCATCGCCCAGCAAGAAGTGTTCGGGCCGGTATTAAGCGTGCTGAGCTTTGACGATGACGAACAGGCTGTCGCGATCGCGAATTCAACTGATTATGGCCTGGTGGCAGGTGTGTTCACAAAAGACCTGAACAGAGCCACAAAAGCAGCGGCAGGGCTGCGGGCAGGACAAGTATTCATCAATGAATGGTATGCAGGGGGGGTAGAAACACCATTTGGCGGTTATGGCAAATCAGGATATGGCCGCGAAAAAGGCCGTGAGGCGTTGTGGAATTATGTACAGACGAAAAATATCGCGATAAAGCGGTAG